From one Enterococcus sp. DIV2402 genomic stretch:
- the tkt gene encoding transketolase: MFDKIDQLGVDTLRTLSIDAVQKANSGHPGLPMGAAPMAYALWTKHLKVNPKTSRNWVDRDRFVLSAGHGSALLYSLLHCAGYDVTTDDLKNFRQWDSRTPGHPEVGHTDGVEATTGPLGQGIAMAVGMAMAEAHLAATYNREKFNVIDHYTYGLCGDGDLMEGVSQEAASMAGHMKLGKLIVLYDSNDISLDGPTSKAFTENVGQRFEAYGWQHILVEEGTDLEAISKAIEEAQAETDKPTLIEVKTVIGFGAPNAGTSSVHGAPLGAEGIQAAKKAYGWEYPEFAVPEEVAARFKETMVDKGAEYEAAWNELFAAYETAYPELANQFNQAFAGELPENWEAELPTYEVGSSQASRVSSKDMIQALSKAVPSLWGGSADLSASNNTMVAAEKDFEPGQYEGRNIWFGVREFAMAAAMNGIQLHGGTRVYGGTFFVFVDYLRPAVRLSAIQNIPVTYVLTHDSVAVGEDGPTHEPVEQLSSLRSMPNVQVIRPADGNETRAAWKLAMTSADKPTVLVLSRQNLPVIEGTKENADENVAKGGYVISAQKGDKPEGILIATGSEVNLAVEAQKVLAEEGIDVSVVSLPSFDLFDAQSDEYKASVLVPGVKKRVAIEAGSSFGWAKYVKCHGKTITIDHFGASAPGDKVLAEFGFTVENVVNTFKSI; this comes from the coding sequence TTGTTTGATAAAATTGATCAACTTGGTGTTGATACGCTACGTACATTAAGTATTGATGCGGTACAAAAAGCAAATTCGGGACATCCAGGACTACCAATGGGGGCTGCTCCAATGGCCTACGCATTATGGACAAAACATTTGAAAGTAAATCCAAAAACTTCTCGTAATTGGGTCGATCGTGATCGTTTTGTGCTTTCGGCAGGACATGGTTCAGCGTTATTATATAGCTTATTGCATTGCGCAGGTTATGATGTAACGACCGATGATTTGAAAAACTTCCGTCAATGGGATAGCCGTACACCAGGGCATCCAGAAGTTGGCCATACAGATGGCGTCGAAGCAACGACTGGACCACTGGGACAAGGGATTGCCATGGCAGTCGGAATGGCAATGGCTGAAGCTCATTTAGCTGCTACCTACAATCGTGAGAAATTTAACGTGATTGATCATTACACCTATGGACTTTGTGGAGATGGTGATTTAATGGAAGGTGTTTCTCAAGAAGCAGCTTCAATGGCAGGTCATATGAAATTAGGAAAATTAATTGTATTATATGATTCAAATGATATTTCCTTAGATGGTCCAACATCAAAAGCATTCACAGAAAATGTCGGACAACGTTTTGAAGCTTACGGTTGGCAACATATCCTTGTAGAAGAAGGAACAGATTTAGAAGCGATTTCTAAAGCGATTGAAGAAGCGCAAGCAGAAACAGACAAACCAACACTGATTGAAGTGAAAACTGTCATCGGGTTTGGCGCACCAAATGCAGGGACCTCTTCTGTACACGGCGCACCGTTAGGAGCAGAAGGCATTCAAGCAGCGAAAAAAGCCTACGGCTGGGAGTATCCTGAATTTGCTGTACCTGAAGAAGTTGCAGCACGTTTTAAAGAAACAATGGTCGACAAAGGTGCTGAGTATGAAGCCGCTTGGAATGAATTATTTGCAGCATACGAAACCGCTTATCCAGAATTAGCCAACCAATTCAACCAAGCTTTTGCCGGAGAATTGCCAGAAAATTGGGAAGCAGAATTACCAACTTATGAAGTGGGATCAAGTCAAGCTAGCCGTGTGTCAAGTAAAGACATGATTCAAGCGTTATCAAAAGCTGTCCCTAGTTTATGGGGTGGTTCAGCCGATCTATCTGCCTCAAACAATACGATGGTCGCTGCTGAAAAAGATTTCGAACCCGGACAATACGAAGGCCGTAATATTTGGTTTGGTGTACGTGAATTCGCAATGGCAGCTGCGATGAACGGGATTCAATTACATGGTGGCACACGTGTTTATGGCGGAACATTCTTCGTTTTCGTTGATTACTTACGTCCAGCGGTACGTTTGTCAGCGATTCAAAATATTCCCGTTACTTACGTGTTAACACACGACTCTGTAGCAGTTGGGGAAGATGGACCAACCCATGAACCAGTAGAACAATTATCTAGCTTACGTAGTATGCCAAATGTGCAAGTGATTCGTCCAGCGGATGGGAATGAAACACGTGCCGCTTGGAAATTAGCCATGACATCAGCGGATAAACCAACTGTTTTAGTATTAAGTCGTCAAAACTTACCAGTCATTGAAGGGACAAAAGAAAATGCCGATGAAAATGTAGCCAAAGGTGGGTATGTCATTTCGGCTCAAAAAGGAGACAAACCAGAAGGTATTTTAATTGCGACTGGTTCAGAAGTCAACTTAGCTGTGGAAGCACAAAAAGTGCTAGCTGAAGAAGGAATTGACGTATCGGTTGTTTCTTTACCAAGTTTTGATTTGTTTGATGCACAATCAGATGAGTACAAAGCTTCTGTTTTAGTTCCAGGCGTGAAAAAACGTGTGGCAATTGAAGCAGGTTCCTCATTTGGTTGGGCAAAATATGTGAAGTGCCATGGAAAAACCATTACGATTGATCATTTTGGTGCATCTGCCCCTGGTGATAAAGTCTTAGCTGAATTTGGCTTCACTGTTGAAAATGTTGTAAATACATTTAAATCAATTTAA
- a CDS encoding glucosaminidase domain-containing protein: MTYKTRSERHQKIQRKYTLNRKAVLPLLGTGLVLAPTTMAMVPQQVEAQEYATENGAQGLINQIGATAQQIAASNDLYASVMIAQALLESGNGTSLLSSAPHYNLFGIKAYGSEPSIWLGTQEYINGQWVSMNEPFRVYGSYWESLQDHAALLRSTSYSTGVSNYSGTWKSQTTSFYDATAYLTGRYATDPTYNQKLNWLIETYNLTSFDTPSQVVTTYVEPEQTSYVTETATAETGYTETAYTEPAYASSGTHTVVAGDTLWDIANAYGTSVDQLMANNGLTDGLIVVGQQLVV, translated from the coding sequence ATGACTTACAAAACACGTAGTGAGCGCCATCAAAAAATACAAAGGAAATATACTTTAAATCGAAAAGCAGTATTACCTTTATTAGGCACAGGATTAGTGTTAGCTCCGACTACTATGGCAATGGTTCCTCAGCAAGTGGAAGCACAAGAATATGCTACTGAAAATGGGGCGCAAGGGTTAATCAACCAGATTGGTGCAACTGCTCAACAAATTGCAGCAAGCAACGATTTATATGCATCTGTAATGATTGCTCAAGCTTTATTAGAAAGTGGCAATGGAACATCACTGTTATCTTCAGCTCCACATTACAATTTGTTTGGTATTAAAGCGTATGGTTCTGAACCATCTATTTGGTTAGGAACACAAGAATATATTAATGGGCAATGGGTCTCTATGAATGAACCATTTAGAGTATATGGCTCTTATTGGGAATCTCTACAAGATCATGCCGCATTATTAAGAAGTACAAGCTATTCCACAGGCGTTTCTAATTATAGTGGTACATGGAAAAGTCAAACTACTAGTTTTTACGATGCTACAGCATATTTGACTGGTCGTTATGCTACAGACCCAACATATAACCAAAAATTGAATTGGTTAATTGAAACATATAATTTAACTAGCTTTGATACTCCTTCACAAGTAGTAACTACTTATGTAGAACCTGAACAAACTAGTTATGTAACTGAGACAGCTACCGCAGAAACTGGTTATACAGAAACAGCGTATACTGAACCAGCTTATGCAAGTAGTGGCACGCATACTGTGGTTGCAGGAGATACATTATGGGACATTGCAAATGCTTATGGTACTTCTGTAGATCAATTAATGGCTAATAATGGATTGACTGATGGACTAATTGTCGTAGGACAACAATTAGTTGTTTAA
- the cysK gene encoding cysteine synthase A codes for MSEIYQSITELVGNTPIVKLNNIVPEGAADIYVKLESFNPGSSVKDRISLSMIEQAEKDGLLKAGDTIIEPTSGNTGIGLAMIGAAKGYRVVLVMPETMSIERRKLMQAYGAELILTPGTEGISGSINKAKELAAENGYFMPLQFDNPANPAIHEATTGKEIIQAFGEQGLDAFVAGIGTGGTITGAGRALKDAYQEIKIYGVEPAESAILSGNQPGPHKIQGIGTGFVPAVLDVEIFDEVLAVSSDDAMATAREVGVKEGILVGISSGAAINAALRVAQALGAGKKVLAIVPDNGERYLSTALYQFDEA; via the coding sequence ATGAGTGAGATTTATCAATCGATTACAGAACTTGTTGGCAATACCCCTATCGTAAAATTAAATAATATTGTACCTGAAGGAGCAGCGGATATTTATGTGAAGCTGGAATCATTTAACCCAGGTAGCAGTGTCAAAGATCGTATTTCTTTAAGTATGATTGAGCAAGCAGAAAAAGATGGTCTTCTAAAAGCTGGCGATACAATTATCGAACCAACGTCTGGTAATACAGGTATTGGTTTAGCAATGATTGGAGCGGCCAAAGGGTATCGTGTGGTGTTAGTGATGCCAGAAACAATGAGTATTGAACGACGTAAACTAATGCAAGCATATGGAGCAGAATTAATTCTTACTCCAGGTACAGAAGGTATTTCTGGATCTATTAACAAAGCGAAAGAATTAGCAGCTGAAAATGGCTATTTCATGCCATTACAATTTGATAATCCAGCAAATCCAGCTATTCACGAAGCAACTACTGGTAAAGAAATTATTCAAGCATTTGGCGAACAAGGATTAGATGCTTTTGTTGCTGGAATTGGGACAGGAGGAACAATTACAGGAGCAGGTCGTGCATTAAAAGATGCGTATCAAGAAATTAAAATTTATGGCGTTGAACCAGCGGAATCAGCAATTTTGAGTGGAAACCAGCCAGGGCCACATAAAATTCAAGGAATCGGGACAGGTTTTGTACCTGCTGTTTTAGATGTGGAAATATTTGATGAGGTTTTGGCAGTTTCAAGTGATGATGCCATGGCAACCGCTCGTGAAGTTGGCGTGAAAGAAGGTATTCTTGTCGGAATTTCATCAGGAGCCGCTATCAATGCGGCATTACGTGTCGCTCAAGCACTAGGAGCAGGCAAAAAAGTTTTAGCGATTGTTCCTGATAATGGCGAACGGTACTTATCAACGGCATTATATCAGTTTGATGAAGCTTAA
- a CDS encoding transcriptional repressor codes for MTTFDDALNHLKEENIRITPQRIAILEFLANAKTHPTAEDIYQAIAVKFPGMSVATVYNNLRLFTEIGFVKEMNYGDASSRFDFHTDPHYHAICKQCGKIADFHYPGLEDVEMAAQQLTGYTISSHRLEVYGLCPDCQKGGNN; via the coding sequence GTGACGACTTTTGATGATGCATTGAACCATTTAAAAGAAGAAAATATTCGCATCACACCACAACGGATCGCCATTTTAGAATTTTTAGCAAATGCCAAAACTCATCCAACTGCTGAAGATATTTATCAAGCAATTGCTGTGAAATTTCCTGGTATGAGTGTTGCAACTGTTTATAATAATTTACGATTATTTACAGAAATCGGCTTTGTTAAAGAAATGAATTATGGTGACGCTTCTAGTCGTTTTGATTTTCATACAGATCCTCATTATCATGCTATTTGCAAACAATGCGGAAAAATTGCAGATTTTCATTATCCAGGACTTGAAGACGTTGAGATGGCTGCTCAACAATTGACTGGTTATACAATTAGTTCACATCGTTTAGAAGTTTATGGATTGTGTCCTGATTGTCAAAAAGGAGGAAATAATTAA
- a CDS encoding RidA family protein has product MRIIQTNKAPQAIGPYVQGRIANGFLFASGQVPLNPENGEVVGTTIQEQTTQVLKNISAILEEAGITADHIVKTTCFLKNMDDFVAFNEVYSTLFNEALPARSAVEVARLPKDVLVEIEIIASVTEA; this is encoded by the coding sequence ATGCGTATTATTCAAACGAACAAAGCACCTCAAGCAATTGGCCCATATGTTCAAGGTCGTATTGCTAATGGATTTTTATTTGCATCTGGTCAAGTACCATTGAATCCAGAAAATGGTGAGGTTGTGGGTACAACAATTCAAGAACAAACAACTCAAGTACTAAAAAATATTTCAGCAATTTTAGAAGAAGCAGGAATTACTGCCGATCATATTGTGAAAACAACTTGCTTTTTAAAAAACATGGATGACTTCGTGGCATTTAATGAAGTATATAGCACTTTATTTAATGAAGCATTACCTGCTCGTTCAGCAGTTGAAGTAGCACGTCTTCCAAAAGATGTATTAGTAGAGATCGAAATTATTGCTTCTGTGACTGAAGCTTAA
- a CDS encoding DnaD domain protein has product MLSLQEYLNNGQTTLSNLLVDNYRRLGMSNDEFLLWVQLYRYHEAGDVFPDLAPIAANMGYSQNELYLLLNQLVQKKLLVIDSKKDLNGRMNDYYEFNVIFEKLELLQKQQKQEVETQTFEKQVQSVYQMFESEFGRALSPIEYQRIGQWIEEDRYHPELIQLALKEAVLNQAYSLNYIDRILLSWERKNITSKMQVEEEQKRRKRQMLQKETPTAARQLPRVSMHNWLEEE; this is encoded by the coding sequence ATGCTTTCATTACAAGAATATTTAAATAATGGACAAACGACTTTGTCCAATCTGCTAGTGGATAATTATCGTCGATTAGGGATGTCTAACGATGAATTTCTGTTATGGGTTCAATTATATCGTTATCACGAAGCAGGGGATGTTTTTCCTGATTTAGCACCTATTGCAGCTAATATGGGGTATTCACAAAACGAGTTGTATCTTTTGTTAAATCAATTAGTGCAAAAAAAATTATTAGTCATTGATTCGAAAAAAGATTTGAATGGTAGAATGAATGATTATTATGAGTTTAATGTTATTTTTGAAAAACTTGAACTTTTACAAAAACAGCAAAAGCAAGAGGTTGAAACACAAACATTTGAGAAGCAAGTGCAGTCTGTTTATCAAATGTTTGAATCAGAATTCGGGCGTGCGTTGTCACCTATTGAATATCAACGAATTGGCCAATGGATTGAAGAAGATCGTTATCATCCTGAATTGATTCAATTGGCGTTAAAAGAAGCTGTTTTGAATCAAGCGTACAGCTTAAATTATATTGATCGTATTTTACTTTCATGGGAACGGAAAAATATTACTTCGAAAATGCAAGTCGAAGAAGAACAAAAACGTCGTAAAAGACAGATGCTACAAAAAGAAACGCCAACAGCTGCACGACAATTACCTCGTGTATCTATGCATAATTGGCTAGAAGAGGAATAG
- the nth gene encoding endonuclease III, producing the protein MISKEKTMIALNKMYEMFPDAHCELNYETPFQLVIAVALSAQATDVSVNKATPALFEAFPTPEALAAASIDEIIDKIRTIGLYRMKAKNIKACAEQILERFDGQVPQTREELVSLPGVGRKTANVVLGEAFGIPAFAVDTHVERIAKRLRICKLDANVLEVEATLMKKVPKELWVKTHHTMIFFGRYHCTARAPKCEVCPLLDMCREGKTRMKKK; encoded by the coding sequence ATGATTAGCAAAGAGAAAACGATGATTGCATTAAATAAAATGTACGAAATGTTTCCTGATGCGCATTGTGAGTTAAATTACGAAACACCTTTTCAATTAGTTATTGCGGTCGCTTTGAGTGCGCAAGCAACCGATGTTTCCGTTAATAAAGCAACTCCAGCATTATTTGAAGCATTCCCAACTCCTGAAGCATTAGCCGCAGCATCAATTGATGAGATTATTGATAAAATTCGTACGATAGGATTATATCGTATGAAAGCTAAGAATATTAAAGCATGTGCTGAACAAATTTTAGAGCGTTTCGATGGTCAGGTACCTCAGACACGAGAAGAATTAGTAAGCTTACCCGGCGTTGGACGAAAAACGGCAAATGTAGTTTTGGGAGAAGCGTTTGGGATTCCAGCATTTGCAGTAGATACGCATGTGGAGAGAATTGCGAAGCGTTTACGCATTTGTAAATTAGATGCGAATGTTTTAGAAGTAGAAGCAACTTTAATGAAAAAAGTACCAAAGGAGTTATGGGTAAAAACACACCATACCATGATTTTCTTTGGACGCTACCACTGTACAGCACGAGCTCCGAAATGTGAAGTGTGTCCGTTATTAGATATGTGTCGAGAAGGTAAAACACGAATGAAGAAAAAATAA
- a CDS encoding PBP1A family penicillin-binding protein, which yields MANKQNSRASRHSTKAPKSSKQKTPKKKKSFGSIFLKVIIGLVFLACIGILSGMGLFWYYAKDAPELTDAELESANSIQFFAANGEAFQDFGIERRETISATEIPKKLEDAIVSVEDRRFYNHIGVDPVRIIGSAVSNLINGGKQGGSTLTQQLIKLSYFSTKVEDQNLRRKAQEAWMAVQLEQEKSKQEILTYYINKVYMSNGVYGMETASEIFYGKPLDELSTAQTALIAGMPNAPNYYDPYVNPEAAKQRRDTVLMTMLDNEKLSQQEYDEAVATPIDDGLQELTESENDWRYYDNYLKEVLAEVEEKVGKDSMQNGLDIYTNIDLPAQKRLFDIVNSDQYVQYPDDEMQVAATLIDAETGKVTAQLGGRNVEEGVVWGSNYAVNTGRDFGSTVKPLVDYGPAFEYLDYSTGKTIVDEPYKYEGTDISINNWDNQYMGTMTLRKALALSRNVPAAKLFAEVGTENIEKFLEGLGIQYDTLEQSNAISSNTSVQEGTKYGVSSLKMAAAYAAFANGGTYYEPQYVNKIVYQDGTEEVDAFHPEGSQAMKDTTAYMITDILKDVITDGTGTNAAISGLYQAGKTGTSNYTDSEIAQVGPVNSPSPDISFVGYTPHYSLAVWTGYEDKLTPVTSESSQVATDVYRNLMQFVSASIENKDWEMPDGLVRVGNELYLKDAIESQTTPSSVKTTPSSKEVIETTQSEEPKPTTESSKKTESSSTSESTIESTVESVPETSSSVIETVPETEPTESSTPVETTPSETTPEPESSVPIPSSEEPPVSSVPVETTPPVTSTPTETPGTSQ from the coding sequence ATGGCAAATAAACAAAATTCCCGCGCTTCACGCCATAGTACCAAGGCACCTAAATCTAGCAAGCAGAAAACACCCAAGAAAAAGAAATCATTTGGTTCTATTTTCTTAAAAGTAATCATAGGACTGGTCTTTCTTGCTTGCATTGGTATTTTATCAGGTATGGGACTATTTTGGTATTATGCTAAAGATGCACCAGAATTAACAGATGCAGAACTTGAATCCGCCAATTCCATCCAATTCTTTGCTGCAAACGGCGAAGCATTTCAGGATTTTGGAATTGAACGACGTGAAACAATTTCTGCAACCGAAATCCCTAAAAAATTAGAAGACGCCATTGTTTCAGTGGAAGACCGTCGTTTTTATAATCATATTGGTGTTGACCCTGTTCGTATTATCGGTTCAGCTGTTTCCAATTTGATTAATGGTGGGAAACAAGGTGGGAGTACTTTAACCCAACAATTGATTAAGCTATCTTACTTCTCAACAAAAGTAGAGGATCAAAATTTACGCCGAAAAGCACAAGAAGCTTGGATGGCAGTTCAATTAGAACAAGAAAAATCAAAGCAAGAAATTTTAACGTATTATATCAACAAAGTGTATATGTCTAACGGTGTCTATGGAATGGAAACAGCTTCTGAAATCTTCTATGGTAAACCTTTAGACGAACTTTCAACTGCACAAACTGCTTTGATTGCTGGTATGCCAAATGCACCAAACTATTACGATCCCTATGTCAATCCAGAAGCTGCGAAACAACGACGTGACACCGTCTTAATGACTATGTTAGATAATGAAAAACTCTCTCAACAAGAATACGATGAAGCAGTCGCAACACCAATCGATGATGGATTACAAGAACTTACAGAATCAGAAAATGATTGGCGTTATTATGATAATTATTTAAAAGAAGTCTTGGCTGAAGTCGAAGAAAAAGTCGGTAAAGACAGTATGCAAAATGGTTTAGATATTTATACAAATATTGATTTACCTGCGCAAAAACGTTTATTTGATATTGTTAACAGCGATCAATACGTTCAATACCCTGATGATGAAATGCAAGTAGCCGCTACTCTAATTGATGCAGAAACTGGCAAAGTAACTGCACAACTTGGCGGTCGTAATGTTGAAGAAGGTGTCGTTTGGGGATCCAACTATGCAGTAAATACTGGACGTGATTTTGGCTCAACTGTCAAACCACTCGTTGATTACGGTCCTGCTTTTGAATATTTAGATTATTCAACAGGAAAAACAATTGTTGATGAGCCTTACAAATATGAAGGTACCGACATCAGTATTAACAACTGGGATAATCAATATATGGGTACGATGACCTTGCGAAAAGCCTTAGCTTTGTCACGTAACGTTCCAGCTGCAAAACTTTTCGCAGAAGTCGGTACAGAAAATATTGAAAAATTCCTTGAAGGTTTAGGCATTCAATATGATACTTTAGAACAATCTAATGCGATTTCTAGTAATACAAGTGTTCAAGAAGGGACAAAATACGGTGTATCCAGTCTTAAGATGGCTGCCGCATATGCTGCTTTTGCTAACGGTGGTACGTATTATGAACCACAATATGTAAATAAAATTGTTTATCAAGATGGCACAGAAGAAGTTGATGCCTTCCATCCAGAAGGCTCACAAGCAATGAAAGACACGACTGCCTATATGATTACTGACATTCTAAAAGATGTTATTACAGATGGCACAGGCACAAATGCTGCGATTTCTGGTTTATATCAGGCTGGGAAAACAGGAACTTCAAACTATACAGATAGCGAGATTGCTCAAGTAGGACCAGTGAACTCACCTTCTCCAGACATTAGTTTTGTTGGTTACACACCGCATTATTCTTTAGCTGTTTGGACTGGTTATGAAGATAAATTAACACCCGTCACTAGCGAATCATCCCAAGTTGCCACAGATGTGTATCGTAACTTAATGCAATTTGTTTCAGCATCAATAGAAAATAAAGATTGGGAAATGCCGGATGGTTTAGTGAGAGTTGGGAATGAACTCTATCTAAAAGATGCCATAGAAAGTCAGACAACACCGTCTTCAGTTAAAACAACGCCATCTTCTAAAGAAGTGATTGAAACCACTCAATCAGAAGAACCTAAGCCAACAACTGAAAGCTCTAAGAAAACTGAGTCAAGTTCTACGTCTGAATCAACGATCGAATCAACCGTTGAATCTGTTCCGGAAACGTCGTCTTCTGTGATTGAAACGGTACCTGAAACAGAACCTACTGAAAGTAGTACACCAGTCGAAACGACGCCTTCTGAAACGACTCCAGAACCTGAGTCAAGTGTACCGATACCGTCTTCAGAAGAACCACCTGTATCATCAGTACCAGTCGAAACAACACCACCTGTTACCTCGACACCTACAGAAACACCCGGAACAAGTCAATAG
- the recU gene encoding Holliday junction resolvase RecU, protein MVFRYPNGHPISYDGTMKQKMQAKEKTTNFANRGMRFEEAINVSNDYYLNRGQAVIHKKPTPVQIVHVDYPRRSAAVIKEAYFKEASTTDYNGVYQGYYLDFEAKETKNKTSFPLKNFHEHQIIHMRNCLKQNGICFVLLWFSTLERCFFLDSQHLIHYWDSQHTAKKSLSLSLIEEIGIEIQPRIAPRIPYLEAVNHYLQEKEKN, encoded by the coding sequence ATGGTTTTTCGATACCCCAATGGCCATCCTATATCCTATGATGGAACGATGAAACAAAAAATGCAAGCAAAAGAAAAAACAACCAATTTTGCAAATCGTGGCATGCGATTTGAAGAAGCTATCAATGTAAGTAATGACTATTATCTCAATCGTGGACAAGCTGTTATTCATAAAAAACCTACCCCTGTTCAAATTGTTCACGTAGATTATCCTCGTCGAAGCGCTGCTGTAATTAAAGAAGCGTACTTTAAAGAAGCCTCTACGACAGATTATAATGGCGTTTATCAAGGATATTATCTTGATTTTGAAGCGAAAGAAACGAAAAATAAAACCTCGTTTCCGTTAAAAAATTTCCACGAGCATCAGATTATTCATATGAGAAATTGTTTGAAACAAAATGGCATTTGTTTTGTATTATTATGGTTCTCAACGCTAGAACGTTGTTTTTTTCTTGATAGTCAGCATCTTATTCATTATTGGGATTCGCAACATACAGCAAAGAAATCATTATCTCTTTCATTAATTGAAGAAATTGGGATTGAAATTCAACCAAGAATTGCCCCGCGTATCCCATATCTAGAAGCTGTAAACCACTATTTACAAGAAAAGGAGAAAAATTAG
- a CDS encoding SLOG family protein gives MQTMVVSGYRSFELGVFQEKDPKIKVIKKVLKTTIQQYIEEGLEWILIGGNLGVEVWAGQVVIELQKEYSELKLGIIFPFEEFGNNWNETNQQVLTELKTQANYVNAVSHHPYQHPGQLKNHSHFLLTHAGGLILVYDDEYPGKTQFLLKEAQEYATENAFIIHQVTMDDLQNTFFEDDSV, from the coding sequence ATGCAAACAATGGTTGTTTCCGGTTATCGAAGCTTTGAATTGGGCGTTTTTCAAGAGAAAGACCCAAAAATTAAAGTTATTAAGAAAGTTCTAAAAACAACGATTCAACAATATATTGAAGAAGGTTTAGAGTGGATTTTGATTGGTGGGAATTTAGGTGTTGAGGTTTGGGCAGGGCAAGTCGTGATTGAATTGCAAAAAGAATATTCGGAATTAAAACTAGGAATTATTTTTCCTTTTGAAGAATTTGGAAACAATTGGAATGAAACGAATCAGCAAGTGTTAACTGAATTAAAGACGCAAGCAAACTATGTCAATGCCGTTAGTCACCACCCGTACCAACATCCAGGACAATTAAAAAATCATTCACACTTTTTATTAACCCATGCAGGCGGGCTAATCCTAGTGTACGATGATGAATATCCTGGCAAGACGCAGTTTTTATTAAAAGAAGCACAAGAATATGCTACTGAAAATGCCTTTATCATTCATCAAGTTACTATGGATGATTTACAAAACACTTTTTTTGAAGACGATAGTGTTTGA
- the gpsB gene encoding cell division regulator GpsB, with translation MADLTYSPTDILQQEFKTKMRGYDPVEVDEFLDGIIKDYETYNQEILALQEENDRLHAKIAQLSKTQEIKATRTQTEAPKSQTVTNFDILKRLSNLEKEVFGKKLDQEIPVVATTKVVNENYTQTKNDDDDLEKTRQF, from the coding sequence ATGGCAGATTTAACATACAGTCCAACAGATATTTTACAACAAGAATTCAAAACGAAAATGCGTGGGTATGATCCTGTTGAAGTGGATGAATTTTTAGATGGTATCATCAAAGATTATGAAACATACAATCAAGAGATTTTAGCATTACAAGAGGAAAATGATCGTTTACATGCAAAAATCGCACAATTAAGTAAGACACAAGAAATTAAAGCAACACGTACGCAGACCGAAGCACCAAAAAGCCAAACTGTAACTAATTTTGATATTCTAAAACGTTTATCAAATCTTGAAAAAGAAGTGTTTGGTAAAAAATTAGATCAAGAAATCCCAGTTGTTGCGACAACTAAAGTAGTCAATGAAAACTATACACAAACAAAAAATGATGACGACGATTTAGAGAAAACACGTCAATTTTAA